The Tubulanus polymorphus chromosome 3, tnTubPoly1.2, whole genome shotgun sequence nucleotide sequence TAGTTTGTTcgcattacaaaaaaaattgtcttTTGATCTTTGATGTCGACTATCAAAAAACTATCGcacaaatatcattttccaCGAAAGCATTTTCACGTAAATAATCTACATGTAGAACGTACATATATACCTCAACGACTCGACCACTGTTTAGTATatttaattcaaactcaaatgGAACATTGTATGATCCTTTTGCTGAAAGAAGATTTTCCTTCTTTCTAGTTACTTTGACATGTTTCAACAATGATTTGTGAATATCTTCTCTCTATTCAAATTATTGGTACACTTATCACAGTTCACTTGTTTTTTATgtcatattttttcaatttgaatacGTGTTCGGATCATTCGTTTCATGACATTTTCATGTACTATTCTTCACAATCATTGCAATTCTCTACttaataaactttgaattgaattcgatATATGTTTTGAAATGAGTTTCTTCCAAGCGCCTATATTcaatcatttatatatcgGAAATATGTCATTGACTGGACCGACCGGTTAATCATCCGTTAAACATGCGTCTGTGTGTCATAGATTATCTGATGACGAGAACGACTCATCTTTGACATCGGGTTCGCGCACACAACTCCCAATAACGGGTGATTGTAAGTTTTAGGAGTTGCGCGAAGGTTTATCTCGTCACCATCCGCGGGTAATCGCCGCGTTTCAGATCGCCCTCGTGGTCTCTTCGCGTATCGGTAATTCGTCTGCTCAGATGTCAGCGTCGTACACGGATCACCGGAACTTCGTGAGAAAAGAGCTGCGTACGAAGAACAACGAAGTACAGGAAGCCTTTAATGAGTTTCGCCGAAAATCAAACGAAGCGCTTTTTGATCTTCGTGATCTTACCGTGATGaacttcatttcaaaataaaaacaattgcaGGCATTTgcaaatgttttgaaaatcatgatcaCCATGGATGGAAAGGATATTACTGTCGGTGGCACAAGAAGAagtcaaaatcattgttgatACTTCCCGCCTACAAAAGCCGAAGaaaaaataactatatttcatGCCGATACTTTAGTTGTGTATACCGCTATTTAAAAATGTTTGGCGGTGTGACCTTAATTATATAGACTTAACGGCCGAATGTTCGAATTGTTTTACAAGACGGTCATAAACCATCGGGCAAGAAAAATACTTCAACCCTCGCCGCAATACGTTGGATAAAGTACAACTAATCTATCGAGTGTTTATAGCGGATAATTCGTTGGAATAGGTGCTGCTTATTTATTTCTTCGATAGCGATAATACACCCGAAGTTACTTTTGATCGGGATGGCGTTGACCGGTCGTGCGGAATTGAATATTCTTACGGGTTCTAACGGCTTGTCCAATATGTCGCGAGCTACGACCGACCTATCGCCTACTAGTGATGGTTTGAACGACGGAGAACGACCCCCAGTCAGCGCCGAAATGGTTCTCGTAGCAAATGGAAAAACGACTGTTTTTACTAATCCAACGTCGGTAACTGAGCCGTTCATAATTGAGGAAGATTTGGATATTGAACAAATTCCCGAACGAGAAACGTGGGATAAAAAATGTGACTTTCTTTTGTCTATTGTTGGATTTGCGGTTGATCTTGCGAATGTGTGGCGGTTTCCATACCTATGTTACAAAAATGGAGGAGGTGAGTTCGCAGGTCAATCAGTTGATTCTAAGGGCGGGgagatgaaatgaatacaAATAGATAAATGAAGTTACAGTggaaaatttattaaaaacgAAGGTTATCGATAAAATGAGATTATATGGTGATTTTAACGGGCAACTAACAGGTTTTGAATCTCTTGAAAAGGAATCAAGAATAGAGCGTATACTTGTGCGCGGTATTTTGAACTAGAAGCACTTCGAAGAAATGTCTATGATGACCTGGTAAATGGGCCATATAAAACTTCAATGAATGGAAATTGACTCATTTTCATTGCTAGTTGGCACCTTGACGGTTTTATGGGGACAAACGTTTCAGATGTATACAATGAATCAAAATGctatttttaatgaaaattaacaTTCGTTGAACACATTAGAAAGCATTTCAGTGTGGGAAGATTTACAGTCTCTGTTGTGGTATAGCTGCAGTGGTATTTATTACACACAAATTCGTTAAAAATATTCCCTCGAACCGGATTTGAACCAGTGACCTAAGGATGACAATACTATAACGTCTCTACAGTCCTCCGCTCTACCAACTGAGCTATCTAGGGATCCGTACGTCGCACATTTTACGATAAAATAGTTCATCGGGTGGAGATCTATCTATATTAATTGATTAGAAATCGATTGAATTTTAACACCTGTTCCTACTGAACTGAACTACACATGCTTTACGTATCATATTTGTTCAAGAAGGAACAACTACACTGAATGTGCAGTAATCGCTTTAAAAACAACAACTCTTTTCAAGTAATTTGGAACTGAAACATTTCATTCTGCGCAAATATACCCAGACAAAATTGACTTATAATTGGCGTATACTGCACGTATACGTCTATATTCGGTTATAAGACGAGTAAATGAGTCTGAATTGTTCGCAAGCTCCGTTTGCGTGCAATAATTACGATATCTAAACTACCGTCTGATTTATATCCTCATTCTGAAATAAGAAAGTTACAGTATGTATGATGTAACGACAACGTGTTTGTAAAAAGGAACTACGTCATCAACTACGCGCACTTTGGTCGTCTGAGACCACACACATTCAAAAAGCCGCGAACTGATGATATAACGGCGGTCACAGATACAAACAGGGTTTAGACTAGATGTTTGAAAACCCTGAATGAAACACTTATGTTGCACAAAAGGGATGTTATCTAACATCTTAGTTATCTTGGTCATTTGAATCTGTGTGAATAAGTcttatttcaacaaattttccAGTTCTTTTACGTATAGATCATTCTAACATGACAACTCCAAGAttaaaaaaagttaaaatcttgaaaatcgattattcaaaatatttgataaaaagttAGACGTGTACCCTGTAGAGCTAGTATTATTCCGAACATGGTTTCTTTGGAGGTGCAAGAGACCCTCCCTGTTCAAAGGTTAGGTCCATAGAGTTCACGGATGTGGCGCTAAATTTGGatgtattataattatcacCAACAAGGTCTCAACTATCTTGTAAACAAGCGTTTTCGAGTCCATGATGTAAGTGGCGCACTCATGACACGTAGCCTTTAATACTAAGTCTCCAAAGTCTCCGTCACGTCGATGCACTGATAACAGTGATCATCGCACACTCTCGCGCTGCCACCTTCTTCCCGCGTGGACAAATCGCCGTATCCATCCTCCAATATTCACACTTCCCGAAATCATTGGCTAATCAGCCGGTGTGCGTCGAGTATTTGTCATCAGCAAACAGATCCATGTTCGGTAAGCAAATATGCCTAACAGTTACGGCGACATCAATCGTTATAACGTGTCTGGAAATTACAAACATTCCCTCCCAGATAGACTTACTTCGCGCAGAGATTTCTTCGAATCGGTTTCCGAAATGTATAATCCCTCCCTCTCTAACCGGTTACATGAAAGCATATCTTTTGTTCCAAATACCTATCGTCAATCCCGAAGGTCAATCTTATTCGAAGATACGCGTGATGGTAGTCGGAAGCTTTTGACCGTCTTgacaaatatttgatatttggcGAAATCAAATTGTAACGTAAAAAATTCCCCCAATCGCATGGAGTCAACTTCTtcttcaatttgaaaaatatatccgCTTGACGAACTTTAGAATAGTGCCAGGGTCTCTTTGCGAATGATTTGGCAAATCGAAAGATCGTTTAGTTCAACACAAGAAACCTATGTGTGTATGTGAACATCATCAGACGATAGCAAATGTTTGAATTAGTAAAATTCCGATCTTGTTATCGAGAACAATTGTCTTATTAAGTTCAATTCTCTGATGACGAATAGTTGCGTATTCCTGCAGGGCTAGCAGGCTAATCAATCGTTTCAGTAAGAGTTAATAGAGTGTATCGACTGAAGAATACCAAATCACACATTCGACGGGAACCTCACTTCTCACTAGAAGAGTATACATGCATCCACCAGAAACTGATACCAGACACGTGATTCTTTTTGATATTTGGATCATTGAAACTTTGGCGGAGATTTCTCTGATGAATACTTTGCTCAATCTGTTGCCACATAAGGCGGCTTACCCTAAAACATTCTGCGTTTTTTCCAAGACGTCAAATAATCATACTCAAATTTCTTCATATTATTTGGATCATCTGATTATTGACGCTACCATTGGTGTAAAAGAGTACTTactatatgaataattctcaACGAGATCTTATTCTCTAAACGAAATTTTCATAACTTCATAGATTTCTTATTGCAGGTGCATTTTTAGTTCCCTATTTCTGTATGCTGCTATTCGGAGCTTTGCCGTTATTCTATCTGGAGTTGGTATTGGGCCAGTATCACAGACAGGGTGCGGTGGCTGTGTGGGCACGAATGTCACCACTTTTCAAAGGTGAATTGATTCAAACTCTTCCTGCAAAAAAGTTATCTTATTCTGATGCTTATTGTGATACTGATATTGTGACAAAATTCCATTTTCAGGAGTTGGATATTCGATGTGCCTTATGGCGTTTTACGTGTCGATATACTACAATGTTATAATAGGCTGGTCATTTTTCTACCTATTCCACTCATTTCGTGCTTCGTTGCCGTGGACGTCTTGTGATAACGAATGGAATACGGACAGGTGCCGCACCTCGTGGGCCACGGGCACCGGTAATGGTTCGTACGCGCCCGGCGGCGGGGACAAGACATCGATAAGTAACACGTCTTCGTCGCAACTGCCTGCACTGAATCTCACGGGTAACGCGACAGGTGTTTCGGCTGCTGCAGAATTCTTCGAGTAAGTTACAAAAATCCATATCTCGGAGTCGGTGGTATACTCTGACCAATGTGTATACCGATTCAAAAACCGAATaatactttttctttttttccgttTGAAAGAAGATACGTTTTAGGGGTGCATAGAAGCGAAGGTATACACGATCTTGGCGCTCCCAAGTGGCAGCTTGTTCTTTGTACGATGCTTGTGTTTTTTATACTGTACTTTAGTTTATGGAAAGGCGTCAAAAGCTCTGGCAAAGTAAGTTTGCAATATTAAGTTTCTATATTGTATGGTAGTAAAGTGCGATATATAACCGTCGTTTTTTTGGTGAATATCTATAGGTTGTTTGGGTGACGGCGACCCTTCCATATATCGTACTATCAGTTTTACTAATCAGGGGTTGCCTCCTACCCGGGGCTGGGGACGGAGTGCGGTATTTCATAACTCCAAAAATCAGCAAACTTGGCGAATTAGAGGTAGGTTTTGTGTTCACCGGGAATCCATCAATGGTTCATTACTTGCTTTGCTTTCTATTTCTATACGCTCTGTCATCAGGTCTGGGTGGATGCAGCAGTGCAGATATTTTACTCCGTCGGTGCAGGGTTTGGGGTGCATATCGCATATGCCAGTTACAATAAACTTAACAATAACTGTTATAGGTATGAAATTGCAAATAGCAAAAGTTCCGTTGATTATTTGTAGAAAATCCTGTATGAATTGCTAAATATCTTTTTCTCTCTCTTGTCAGGGATTGTCTGATTACGGCTTGCGTGAACAGTTTCACTAGCGTGTTTTCGGGGTTTGTTATATTCTGCTATCTTGGATACATGTCTAAGATGTACGGTGCACCGATTGACAGCGTGGCCAAAGAAGGTGCGATCGAAAgaaatttcttgaaataagaaatcactAGAATACATATTTGATATGGTTTCGTAttggtaatttttttgaaCAGGTCCTGGTTTGGTATTTGTGGTCTATCCAGAAGCTATTGCCACTCTACCCGGTTCAACAGCTTGGGCAGTCATATTCTTTCTGATGCTGATATCATTAGGATTGGACAGTGCGGTAAGTGTGTTAATTTTCGGACGCGCACTTTGGATTTTCGTAAACAATTCGAAATGTATCGCTTATTTCAGATGGGTGGCATGGAATCGATATTGACGGGTTTGAAGGACGACCATGCAAAATTATTCGCGAAATACAAATACAGCCGTGAGGTTTTCCTAGCCTGTATAATAATGTTTTCCTTCCTACTTTCCATCATGAACGTCACTGAGGTAAGCTTCCACCTGAAGATGGCTGATAGTCAACAGCAGAAATGTCGTGGTTTCGCTTCAATGACTTTTTTCGTATAAAATTCTTGTGGAACTTGCTTAATTCATAATCCAGCATCTCGTTAATATCTGTCCCTCCCTGACATAAATTTCTTTTCTCGAATTTCTTAATCATAACAGGGTGGGATTTTCATCTTCACTATGCTGGATTCGTTCGGCGCCGGAACATCTATAATATTTACCGTATTAATCCAAGCGATAGGCGTAGCTTGGTTTTATGGTAAGTTTTATCTTTATCAGACTCCCATCGGTGACGTACGATACATGCGGTCCAGCCCGGATATGTTTCCGTTGCTTATTTTAGGCATGGATCAGTTTAGTTCAGATATTCAACACATGCTCGGTTTTAAACCGGGTTTGTACTGGAGAATTTGCTGGAAATTCATAACGCCAATATTTCTATCTGTAAGTGtatattcttatttttttcaaGCTATTCCGACATCATCATGTATGAATTATTTGTGGAAAATTCAACGCAAAATTGAGTCTCGATTCATtaaactgaattgatttcagGTTATATTTGTGTTTAGTATTATGACGCATCCGGGCCTCATGTACGCCTTGACAACTCACACGTACTATTTCCCGCGCTGGGCAAACATGATCGGCTGGATGATAGCGGCCTCGGCCATGCTGACTATTCCCGGAGTCGGCATCTATAAAATGATACGCCTACCAGGCACATTTTCGAGGGTAAGGGGATATCGGTTTGCAAATGGGGGAGTTCTCAAATTTAGCCGATTTTGGAACCTCAAACAATTTCATCGAtatgatgatttgaaaaatacactGTATATCCACTTACGTGTTTAGTCtaatgaatacattttccAGCGTTTTGCTTTGTGTATTTCACCAAAATGGGAGCATAAAGCTATCAAACGCGGCTCTGATGTCAAGAGATACAGGGTAAGCAACGTTTGCGatcaattttaatgaattcaaGTTCATCAGCGAGAAGAAATGTATCATTATCGCGTTTtgtaatcatcattttcagaGGAATCACTGGTTTTCGATTGGGTAAACAGATCAGAACCGTGatagtttgaaatgaaatctcagGGAAGTAAAGCGAATGCGCGTAGTTCCGGCATGGGCAACTAGTGGGAAACTCAGTCTTCGGTCGATGGAGAAGGTTACGGAAACATGTTGACCATCGCTGAATGGAATTGAAAAGAATATGTAAAATGTGTTGTATTCAATAAAATGGTATCATAGTTGAAACGGGTAATTAACGTTTAGAATAAAATCTAACAAATAATGAACGTGTTTTATCGATTAACtttattgtaaataatatCTAGGTAAATATTAGTATTTTGTCATATACATGTCGAGTTTGAATGATGTTGCGTAAATATATTGCATTTATTTCTTCCACCGATGTAAATCTAAAAACAATGAACAAATAAATTACTTCATGTTTAACTCGGGTTCCAATGATTTTGTGAGGAAAGTTAGGTGCCGGTATATTTCCATATAACGTGCAATTTGATGTTTTCTTTATTCCGATACGAAAAGCTCTTTGACTCGTAGCAATAGGGCGACGGGTCAAATGCAAAATTCTCACTGGTACATATGGTGAAATTTCGTATGTGATAAAAGAAGAGACTCCTAGGATCCACTAGAGGGATCGTTGTGCATGGAACCGTCTGTATTAGTTTGTGAATCCGAGGATGAATAGATCGGTAATGTCCGCATTGGAACTGCTGTATGGTGAATACCCTGAGATGGATACCCGCAATCATTCGACCACGACCAGCCCAAATCACCGTCAATGTATTATGACATATGCTTCCATATTGAAACGACAATAATCTGTCTTTCGACTATCTTCTTTCGTCTTTCGACTATCAAATTCTCATCGATTAATTCCTCAAAAGAATTTATCACCCAAGAATTTACCGcttaaaatcaataatgaatctGTTTAGAGTATCCAAGTGGGACCTCTGTTAATGCAacaggggccagtttcacattaaaacaaattgaagaaattggaTCTATTTTTCAACTGTGTGAGACTGTATTTTTCAACCACCTCTTTTTTGTCTGGgctatcatatcatatatatcatGTACCAGAGTTGAGCGACGGAGATCTCTGTGGAGGCAAccactgccaggactgggtgaatttttgggcgtttttcggaaactGCCCGAAACTACGCTTGTGCGGAATCAGGTCGACGCCCGCGGAGGAATGTAGTCGACTTTTGGACTGTTGTGGACAACCAGACTGACCGGTCTTATAGACTCATATCTGGAACAGTTTACATTTTGGATATAAGTACACAGGACCGTAGACCTTGTTGGAAGTGCGGAGTTTCGAGTCTGTCCCGTCGCGCCGTTTTTAAACTCCAAAACTATCAGGCTACGCGCGCCGGCACGGTATCATTGGAAAAACATCGCATCTtcgtgttttatattttcagtgatCTTGTAAATTATCGTATTTGTGTTGTTCTATTTTCTATACGTGATCAATGTGTTTAACTGATGGTAGCTTAAGTTGTGTTATAAGGTCTAATaaagtaaatttgaatttggtaCCGTTTTAAAGTCCGCTTCCGTGAGTGGGACCGGTTCCTTGTCCACAATCCGTGACCGGATTTTAGTTACTGCTATAAAAGTGCCGGTGCCGCATGTTTCATCATCTCGTTTTTGCTGTCAATATTGTGAATAATCAGTAAATATGGTGCTAGATTTGGAACTTTTCCGTCCCGATAAAGGCGGAGATCCGGAGAAGATAAAGGAGAATCAGCGTAAAAGATACAGTAACGTTGAACTCGTTGATAAAGTGATTAACTCTGACGCCGATTGGAGAAAATGtaagaaaaatttcatttccgggttcTGTTAGGAGAAATGAGATACGAAGTGGCTACTCGTTCGGACCCGTACGAATAATTCCGTAAGCTGTTCGTACGCACCCGTCGGATAACTCTGGAATTATGTGTACGGgaagggatagggttagggtaaggtgaggttatatgtagttaaaacattcgactgactgtcagcgagctcggtggtctagtggtatgatgctgcgctcgtaatttactggcccgggttcgagtctcgctctatccgctatttttctctaactctattctccacactttccttgaattttttaAGTCGTGCACCTCTGTACGCATGCGCGGCGTTAatcggccaatcagcgacagtTATTAGCGTACAGATCCTAGTCCCGTACGAATAGCCTCCGGAGTAATCCGTACGGGTCCGTACGAGTAGCCACAGCGAATAAGATATCGCTCagtttgttattttattttattttttttcattttgcagTACGATTCCAGGCTGATAATTGGAACAAACTGAAGAATGTGTGTAGCAAGGCTTATGGAGAAAAAATGAAGGTATTAAGGCCGGCCCACCAAATCAAATCTTGGAAAAAAAGTCAATTGAATCGAATGCTTTACTTCAGTATGTCCTTCGCTTAAAGATTCATTTCTACatattatttttatcaaagAGGTTTAAGTAGCTTTTTTAGGTGTACTTTTGAAATTGAACAGTAGAATTTGATTCTGATTTATACAGAAAAAAGAACCAATAGGTGATGACGATACTGTACCAGCAGAAATAACCGATAAGTTAGACTCTCTAACTATTGATGATCTGAAAGTGAGTAGTTAGCATTGGTTGCTAATGTCGTTCTGCATTTATAATCTGATTTTAAACAATGGTCTCGTCTCCCGATCCTGTTTTCAGGTTTTAAAGCCGTGTCAAATCAAGAAAGTGCGAACGTTGATCGATGAGGCTATCATTCGTGGTGATGAAGAGCGATTACGATTAGAAGCCCTCAGGAGAGATGCACTCTCTGAAATCGGCAATATTTTACACCCTTCAGTGCCTGTCAGCGATGACGAGGTAATTAGCCCGTTCACGATTCTAGAACGGTTCCCGAAGTTTTCAAGGATATGATTTGTGGGTTCAGGGTTTCAGTGCCTTAATTCAGGGTTTCAGTGCCTTAATTTTCTTAAGTACAGCCTTTCAGGCCCGCACTGTATCCCTTGGAACCTACATCatgtatttatgaaaaaaaaaataataatgtcgattatcaattatattgtatgtacggtttacgaaaaataaatatctatctatctcGTTGCTTTTGCCAAGAGGAGGGTGCAGGGCTAGTCACCCCCTAAATGTCAAGTTGCCCTGAAAGTCCaagggaaaatgaaaaatattcaactgataaaaaagttgaaattcaTAGGCTtttgattaaatgatatgCCTATTTTGGAACTACAGCCCTCCCTGAATCAGATCCTGGACCTGTCCTGTTCGACAAGTTAGCAGCAGTAGTATCATTCAGCCAGCATCATTACTGGCGGTAAAAAACTGTCCCAGGCAGCCTATTCAATTCCTATTCCACAGGTGTCGCTATGGACTGCTATATGAATGTAAAATGCCCTTTAATAATGACAACATTTTCAGGAAAACAACAAGGTAGAAAGATTATTCGGTGAAACAGATTCCAAAAAGAAATACTCCCATGTAGATCTGATATGTATGATTGACGGAGTGGATTCTGAGCGAGGATCAGTTACAGCCGGAGGACGAGGGTACTATTTAAAGGTATGGAATTCATGCTAGATTACTCGGCTTGTAACCTTTTATATCCAAGGCtgattgatattattattatcattaataggGTGTCAAATACCACTTCtgtatttctttaaaattaaTGTTCTGTATTAGTAATCATCtcttttatttactttttttagGGTGCTGCAGTGTTTTTAGAACAGGCATTAATCAGTATAGCTCTACAGAGATTATACACTAAAGGATATACTCCTCTATATACACCGTTCTTCATGCGTAAAGAAATAATGCAAGAAGTCGCCCAGCTGAGTCAATTCGATGAAGAACTGTATAAGGTAGTTCTGCTTCATTTTCTATTCTTAAATTAAACAAACGCTCCTTGCGTTGAAAAAGAAACCATTGAACTTCATGCAGCAAGAATAACCTTgcataaaaacatttcatatgcAGCGTCTATCAGTAATACAATCGGTGCCTTTTCTTTAAATGTTTAATCTCACCAATACATACTGAATGCTTTAATTCAGGTTATCGGAAAAGgtactgaaaaaaatgatgataagacagttgaggAAAAATACCTGATCGCCACATCAGAACAGCCTATCGCGGCGTACCATCGAGCAGAGTGGATTTCAGAGAAAGACTTACCAATAAAGTATGCTGGATTATCAACGTGTTTCCGCCAAGAGGTCGGCTCTCATGGTCGGGATACGCGTGGAATATTTAGGGTCCATCAATTTGAAAAGGTACaaccatattttcaatttatcctaCTAGATGCGAATCGCTTATAATTTCTCATTCGGGAtctttcatttattacgtacgcatagaatttgaatttttcaaccacCCCTCCCcgtctgtacgcaaaatcgtccattcatatacattaagcattacagtacgcaatttcactgacccctcccccttccctaatgcgtacgtaataaatgaatgatcccttccTCTGTGTCCTTGAGAAGTTTTTGTTGtttatcaaatagaaattttgaatcgaaaaatcttttatccAGGTAGAACAGTTTGTATTGACATCACCGGAAGATGGAAAGTCTTGGGAAATGATGGATGAAATGATCGAAAATGCCGAATCATTTTGTCAAGCGCTCGGAATCCCTTATAGAATAGTTAACATTGTCTCTGGTAAGCGTGCGGTCCATTCATGAAGGATTTAGGTGCCCTGCCTCGGTTCTTATTTTGCTTTATATCCATCAGGTGAACTGAATAACGCTGCTGCAAAGAAGCTCGATCTTGAGGCGTGGTTCCCCGGATCAGGAGCGTTCCGTGAATTAGTGTCCTGTTCAAATTGTACCGATTATCAAGCTCGTAATCTACTAGTGAGATATGGGCAGACAAAGAAAATGAACCAGCAGgtatgaattttgataaaaagtgATTGGTATAGCTAGTTTAAGAGAAAATTGATAATCAGTTTTGAATATTGTGGCAAACCTATCACCTTGATCCGCAGTTCAGGCGTTACTGACGAGTTTGTAATGTCTGGGTGAATATTTATCGTCCATTTC carries:
- the LOC141901292 gene encoding sodium-dependent dopamine transporter-like → MSRATTDLSPTSDGLNDGERPPVSAEMVLVANGKTTVFTNPTSVTEPFIIEEDLDIEQIPERETWDKKCDFLLSIVGFAVDLANVWRFPYLCYKNGGGAFLVPYFCMLLFGALPLFYLELVLGQYHRQGAVAVWARMSPLFKGVGYSMCLMAFYVSIYYNVIIGWSFFYLFHSFRASLPWTSCDNEWNTDRCRTSWATGTGNGVSAAAEFFERYVLGVHRSEGIHDLGAPKWQLVLCTMLVFFILYFSLWKGVKSSGKVVWVTATLPYIVLSVLLIRGCLLPGAGDGVRYFITPKISKLGELEVWVDAAVQIFYSVGAGFGVHIAYASYNKLNNNCYRDCLITACVNSFTSVFSGFVIFCYLGYMSKMYGAPIDSVAKEGPGLVFVVYPEAIATLPGSTAWAVIFFLMLISLGLDSAMGGMESILTGLKDDHAKLFAKYKYSREVFLACIIMFSFLLSIMNVTEGGIFIFTMLDSFGAGTSIIFTVLIQAIGVAWFYGMDQFSSDIQHMLGFKPGLYWRICWKFITPIFLSVIFVFSIMTHPGLMYALTTHTYYFPRWANMIGWMIAASAMLTIPGVGIYKMIRLPGTFSRRFALCISPKWEHKAIKRGSDVKRYRRNHWFSIG
- the LOC141901172 gene encoding serine--tRNA ligase, cytoplasmic-like; its protein translation is MVLDLELFRPDKGGDPEKIKENQRKRYSNVELVDKVINSDADWRKLRFQADNWNKLKNVCSKAYGEKMKKKEPIGDDDTVPAEITDKLDSLTIDDLKVLKPCQIKKVRTLIDEAIIRGDEERLRLEALRRDALSEIGNILHPSVPVSDDEENNKVERLFGETDSKKKYSHVDLICMIDGVDSERGSVTAGGRGYYLKGAAVFLEQALISIALQRLYTKGYTPLYTPFFMRKEIMQEVAQLSQFDEELYKVIGKGTEKNDDKTVEEKYLIATSEQPIAAYHRAEWISEKDLPIKYAGLSTCFRQEVGSHGRDTRGIFRVHQFEKVEQFVLTSPEDGKSWEMMDEMIENAESFCQALGIPYRIVNIVSGELNNAAAKKLDLEAWFPGSGAFRELVSCSNCTDYQARNLLVRYGQTKKMNQQTDYVHMLNATMCATTRTICAILENYQTDDGVIVPDLLKPYMPEAFKEKIPFVKEAPIDKEESKKAKKQKDGQKKQQKTDKAAGDIANDVKNINLQ